Sequence from the Priestia megaterium genome:
TGAAGAAGAAGAAAGAGAAATTAAGAACAACAAAGAAAAGATTACAAAGAAAAAAGTATTTCCAGGGTACGTGTTAGTTGAAATCATCATGACGGATGATTCATGGTATGTAGTTCGTAATACACCTGGCGTTACGGGCTTTGTAGGTTCAGCAGGTTCTGGATCAAAGCCAACTGCTCTTCTACCAGAAGAAGTAGAAATGATCTTAAAACAAATGGGCATGGACGAGAAGCATGCTGACTTTGACTTTGAACTAAAAGAAACAGTATTAGTTCAAGAAGGTCCGTTTGCAAACTTCGAAGGTACCATTGAAGAAATCGATACAGATAAACGTAAAGTTAAGGTTCATGTGGATATGTTCGGAAGACAAACGCCAGTAGAGCTAGACTTTACACAAATTGAAAAAATATAATCTGTAAGACCTTGCAATTCATGAAGTTTAATGTTAATATTTCATAAGTCAGTATGTCTCAAAACTAGAGACTAAAACAACTATTTCTTTATTTTATATATAAAGAACATTGAGTGGGAGGGCATCGCCCTATTACCACATCACGGACTTAAGGAGGTGTGTCTCGTGGCTAAAAAAGTAATTAAACTTGTTAAGTTACAAATTCCTGCAGGTAAAGCAAATCCAGCGCCACCAGTTGGTCCTGCATTAGGTCAAGCCGGTGTTAATATCATGGGTTTCTGTAAGGAGTTTAACGCTCGCACAGCTGATCAAGCTGGTCTTATCATTCCTGTTGAAATCACGGTATTTGAAGACCGTTCATTTACATTTATTACGAAAACTCCACCTGCTGCTGTACTACTTAAGAAAGCGGCTGGTATTGAGTCTGGTTCTGGTGAACCAAACCGTAATAAAGTTGCAACAGTCAAGCGTGACAAAGTGCGTGAGATTGCTGAAACTAAAATGCCTGACTTAAACGCTGCTAGCGTTGAATCTGCAATGCGCATGGTAGAAGGTACAGCGCGCAGTATGGGAATCGTAGTTGAAGACTAATTCCATTTGATTGGGTGTTAGAAGGTTGCGAGAAATGGAAGTTTTCCTATGCTCGCAACCTTTATTAGTGGGAGGTTATTCCGTTAAAACCACATAAGGAGGAAACAAAAATGGCTAAAAAAGGTAAAAAGTACGTTGAAGCTGCTAAGCTTGTAGATCGTACACAAACTTATTCAGTACAAGAAGCGATTGAATTAGTAAAGAAAACAAACACAACTAAATTTGATGCAACTGTAGAAGTAGCATTCCGTTTAGGAGTTGACCCTAAGAAAGCTGACCAACAAATTCGTGGTGCAGTAGTACTACCAAACGGTACAGGTAAAACTCAACGTGTATTAGTATTCGCTAAAGGCGAAAAAGCTAAAGAAGCTGAAGCTGCAGGCGCTGACTACGTTGGCGATGCTGACTACATCAACAAAATCCAACAAGGTTGGTTCGAGTTCGATGTAATCGTAGCTACTCCAGACATGATGGGTGAAGTTGGTAAACTTGGTCGTGTATTAGGACCTAAAGGTTTAATGCCAAACCCTAAAACTGGTACAGTAACATTTGATGTTCAAAAAGCAGTTAACGAAATCAAAGCTGGTAAAGTAGAATACCGCGTTGATAAAGCTGGTAACATCCACGTACCAATTGGTAAAGTATCTTTCGAAGAGAGCAAGTTAGTTGAAAACTTCACTACAATCTTCGAAACTATGGTAAAAGCTAAGCCGGCAGCAGCAAAAGGCAC
This genomic interval carries:
- the nusG gene encoding transcription termination/antitermination protein NusG, producing the protein MEKNWYVVHTYSGYENKVKTNLEKRVETMGMQDKIFRVVVPEEEEREIKNNKEKITKKKVFPGYVLVEIIMTDDSWYVVRNTPGVTGFVGSAGSGSKPTALLPEEVEMILKQMGMDEKHADFDFELKETVLVQEGPFANFEGTIEEIDTDKRKVKVHVDMFGRQTPVELDFTQIEKI
- the rplK gene encoding 50S ribosomal protein L11, translated to MAKKVIKLVKLQIPAGKANPAPPVGPALGQAGVNIMGFCKEFNARTADQAGLIIPVEITVFEDRSFTFITKTPPAAVLLKKAAGIESGSGEPNRNKVATVKRDKVREIAETKMPDLNAASVESAMRMVEGTARSMGIVVED
- the rplA gene encoding 50S ribosomal protein L1; this encodes MAKKGKKYVEAAKLVDRTQTYSVQEAIELVKKTNTTKFDATVEVAFRLGVDPKKADQQIRGAVVLPNGTGKTQRVLVFAKGEKAKEAEAAGADYVGDADYINKIQQGWFEFDVIVATPDMMGEVGKLGRVLGPKGLMPNPKTGTVTFDVQKAVNEIKAGKVEYRVDKAGNIHVPIGKVSFEESKLVENFTTIFETMVKAKPAAAKGTYMKNVAVTSTMGPGIKVDTASFSA